The following are encoded in a window of Vicugna pacos chromosome 28, VicPac4, whole genome shotgun sequence genomic DNA:
- the STARD7 gene encoding stAR-related lipid transfer protein 7, mitochondrial isoform X1, giving the protein MFPRRPPAGLAAWLVGAAAAAAGRAGLRGGGLLALLANQCRFVTGLRVRRAQQIAQLYGRLYSESSRRILLGRLWRRLRGRPGHASALMAALAGVFAWDEERIQEEELQRSIDEMKRLEEMSGLFQSSGVERPPPEPKSQTQGHEDSGGKEQPWEMVMDKKHFKLWRRPIAGTHLYQYRVFGTYTDVTPRQFFNVQLDTEYRKKWDALVIKLEVIERDVVSGSEVLHWVTHFPYPMYSRDYVYVRRYSVDQENNVMVLVSRAVEHPSVPESPEFVRVRSYESQMVIRPHKSFDENGFDYLLTYSDNPQTVFPRYCVSWMVSSGMPDFLEKLHMATLKAKNMEIKVKDYISSKPLEVGSEAKATAPSSERKSEGSCGPARIEYA; this is encoded by the exons ATGTTCCCGCGAAGGCCGCCGGCCGGCCTGGCCGCCTGGCTggtgggcgcggcggcggcggcggccgggcgcGCGGGGCTGCGGGGCGGGGGCCTGCTCGCCCTGCTGGCCAATCAGTGCCGCTTCGTGACGGGCCTGCGCGTGCGGCGCGCGCAGCAGATCGCGCAGCTCTACGGCCGCCTCTACTCGGAGAGCTCGCGCCGCATCCTCCTCGGCCGCCTCTGGCGCCGGCTGCGCGGACGCCCGGGCCATGCCTCTGCCTTGATGGCGGCGCTCGCCGGCGTGTTTGCGTGGGACGAGGAGAGGATCCAGGAGGAGGAGTTGCAGAG ATCCATTGATGAGATGAAACGGTTGGAGGAAATGTCAGGTTTGTTTCAGAGCTCTGGAGTTGAACGTCCCCCTCCCGAACCAAAATCCCAAACCCAAGGGCATGAGGATTCAGGAGGCAAAGAGCAACCATGGGAAATGGTGATGGACAAGAAACACTTCAAGCTGTGGCGGCGGCCCATTGCAGGCACCCACCTTTACCAGTACAGAG TTTTTGGAACCTACACGGATGTGACACCCCGGCAGTTCTTCAATGTTCAG CTggatacagagtatagaaaaaaGTGGGATGCCCTGGTGATCAAGCTGGAAGTGATCGAGAGGGATGTGGTTAGTGGATCTGAGGTTCTTCACTGGGTAACCCATTTTCCT TATCCAATGTACTCACGGGATTATGTTTATGTTCGGCGGTACAGCGTGGATCAGGAGAACAACGTGATGGTGTTGGTGTCGCG TGCCGTAGAGCACCCCAGTGTGCCAGAGTCTCCAGAATTTGTCAGGGTCAGATCATACGAGTCCCAGATGGTTATCCGTCCCCACAAGTCATTTGATGAG aatggcTTTGACTACTTGTTGACATACAGTGACAATCCCCAGACTGTATTTCCTCGCTACTGCGTTAGTTGGATGGTTTCCAGTG GCATGCCAGATTTCCTGGAGAAGCTGCACATGGCCACGCTGAAAGCCAAGAACATGGAGATCAAAGTTAAGGACTACATCTCGTCTAAGCCTCTGGAAGTGGGTAGTGAAGCCAAGGCCACCGCCCCATCTTCCGAGCGGAAGAGCGAGGGCAGCTGCGGCCCTGCCCGGATCGAGTATGCGTGA
- the STARD7 gene encoding stAR-related lipid transfer protein 7, mitochondrial isoform X2 — protein sequence MKRLEEMSGLFQSSGVERPPPEPKSQTQGHEDSGGKEQPWEMVMDKKHFKLWRRPIAGTHLYQYRVFGTYTDVTPRQFFNVQLDTEYRKKWDALVIKLEVIERDVVSGSEVLHWVTHFPYPMYSRDYVYVRRYSVDQENNVMVLVSRAVEHPSVPESPEFVRVRSYESQMVIRPHKSFDENGFDYLLTYSDNPQTVFPRYCVSWMVSSGMPDFLEKLHMATLKAKNMEIKVKDYISSKPLEVGSEAKATAPSSERKSEGSCGPARIEYA from the exons ATGAAACGGTTGGAGGAAATGTCAGGTTTGTTTCAGAGCTCTGGAGTTGAACGTCCCCCTCCCGAACCAAAATCCCAAACCCAAGGGCATGAGGATTCAGGAGGCAAAGAGCAACCATGGGAAATGGTGATGGACAAGAAACACTTCAAGCTGTGGCGGCGGCCCATTGCAGGCACCCACCTTTACCAGTACAGAG TTTTTGGAACCTACACGGATGTGACACCCCGGCAGTTCTTCAATGTTCAG CTggatacagagtatagaaaaaaGTGGGATGCCCTGGTGATCAAGCTGGAAGTGATCGAGAGGGATGTGGTTAGTGGATCTGAGGTTCTTCACTGGGTAACCCATTTTCCT TATCCAATGTACTCACGGGATTATGTTTATGTTCGGCGGTACAGCGTGGATCAGGAGAACAACGTGATGGTGTTGGTGTCGCG TGCCGTAGAGCACCCCAGTGTGCCAGAGTCTCCAGAATTTGTCAGGGTCAGATCATACGAGTCCCAGATGGTTATCCGTCCCCACAAGTCATTTGATGAG aatggcTTTGACTACTTGTTGACATACAGTGACAATCCCCAGACTGTATTTCCTCGCTACTGCGTTAGTTGGATGGTTTCCAGTG GCATGCCAGATTTCCTGGAGAAGCTGCACATGGCCACGCTGAAAGCCAAGAACATGGAGATCAAAGTTAAGGACTACATCTCGTCTAAGCCTCTGGAAGTGGGTAGTGAAGCCAAGGCCACCGCCCCATCTTCCGAGCGGAAGAGCGAGGGCAGCTGCGGCCCTGCCCGGATCGAGTATGCGTGA